Proteins co-encoded in one endosymbiont 'TC1' of Trimyema compressum genomic window:
- the mobB gene encoding molybdopterin-guanine dinucleotide biosynthesis protein B encodes MSFAGYSNSGKTTLIKEVVKQLSKKNIRVGVIKHHHQLLELPPDKDTTFFKEWSKKVALVGKNGYQLTVLDEEEPIIEVALAEFKDMDLIIIEGYKKQGFSKIEVIGFGDSRLDISENDLVALVSA; translated from the coding sequence TTGAGTTTTGCTGGTTATAGTAACTCTGGTAAAACTACTTTGATTAAAGAGGTAGTGAAGCAGTTAAGTAAGAAAAATATTAGGGTAGGTGTTATTAAACATCACCATCAACTTTTGGAACTGCCACCTGATAAAGATACTACTTTTTTCAAGGAGTGGAGCAAAAAGGTTGCTTTAGTTGGTAAGAATGGCTATCAATTAACTGTTTTAGATGAAGAAGAACCAATTATAGAAGTTGCTTTAGCAGAATTCAAAGATATGGACTTAATTATTATAGAAGGATATAAAAAGCAAGGATTTTCAAAAATTGAAGTTATTGGTTTTGGCGATAGTCGATTAGATATATCAGAAAATGATTTAGTAGCTTTAGTAAGCGCTTAA
- the speB gene encoding agmatinase: MKENVETFMAFDKDFNDANIIYFGAPYDGTVSFRPGTRFAPEAIRRDSYGLETYSPYFRLDLEKDTAVFDAGDLLLPIGNREKTLELIYGFTKRILRHKKIPFMVGGEHLISLSSIKAVFEAYKDLHIIHFDAHADLRDTYMGESLSHATVLRRIWEVVGDNRIHQLGIRSGLKEEFMFSRNHCSIELYRMDSIEDLVEELGSKPVYITFDLDILEPGLFSGTGTPEPGGVTFREVIEAFKSMISLNIIGVDVVELSPNYDQSGVSTLYACKIIRELVLAMNS, translated from the coding sequence ATGAAAGAAAATGTTGAAACTTTTATGGCTTTTGATAAGGACTTTAATGATGCCAATATAATTTATTTTGGCGCACCTTATGATGGAACGGTTTCATTTAGACCAGGGACACGTTTTGCTCCAGAGGCCATCAGAAGAGATTCTTATGGTCTTGAAACCTATAGCCCTTATTTCAGACTGGATTTAGAGAAAGATACAGCAGTTTTTGATGCTGGGGATTTGCTTCTGCCCATAGGCAATAGAGAAAAAACTCTGGAACTAATTTATGGTTTTACAAAAAGAATATTAAGACATAAGAAAATTCCTTTTATGGTTGGTGGTGAACACTTAATAAGTTTATCAAGTATTAAAGCAGTTTTTGAAGCCTATAAGGATCTTCATATTATTCATTTTGATGCTCATGCAGATTTAAGAGACACTTATATGGGAGAGAGTTTATCTCATGCCACTGTTTTAAGAAGGATATGGGAAGTGGTAGGTGATAACAGGATTCACCAGCTGGGCATTCGTTCTGGTCTAAAGGAAGAATTTATGTTTTCTAGAAATCATTGTAGTATTGAGCTCTATAGAATGGATTCTATAGAAGATTTAGTTGAAGAACTAGGTAGTAAACCAGTTTATATTACATTTGATTTAGATATACTTGAACCAGGTTTGTTTTCTGGTACAGGAACACCTGAACCAGGAGGTGTTACTTTTAGAGAAGTTATTGAGGCATTTAAAAGCATGATATCTTTAAATATTATTGGTGTTGATGTAGTGGAATTGTCCCCTAATTATGATCAAAGTGGTGTTTCAACTTTATATGCTTGTAAAATTATTAGAGAATTAGTTTTAGCTATGAATTCTTAA
- a CDS encoding helix-turn-helix domain-containing protein has translation MMFSQRLKSLRKDKKLTQRELGKHFNLSQSSIAFYEKGEREPDFATLIKFADFFNVSADYLLGISFTPNSNHRISIPLIDDIQYSKGETNLLVNETSYPYIPSKTLLENEQELFLYKITDDSMKDAGIINGAIILLEKDAAYKHEDILLILDKKEEKPLVRKILFKDHMTILKPENHAYDPLVITNQKDYIIIGKVIQVEKEL, from the coding sequence ATGATGTTTAGTCAACGCCTAAAAAGTTTGAGAAAAGATAAAAAGCTAACCCAACGAGAACTAGGGAAGCACTTCAACTTATCTCAATCGTCTATAGCTTTTTATGAAAAAGGTGAACGTGAACCAGATTTTGCCACATTAATTAAATTCGCTGATTTTTTTAATGTATCAGCTGACTATTTACTGGGAATATCTTTTACCCCAAACAGCAATCATAGAATATCTATACCTCTTATTGATGATATTCAATATTCAAAAGGAGAAACCAACCTTTTAGTTAATGAAACATCCTATCCTTATATTCCCTCAAAAACATTACTGGAAAATGAGCAAGAACTTTTTCTTTATAAAATTACTGATGATAGTATGAAAGATGCAGGTATTATTAATGGAGCTATAATACTCCTGGAAAAAGATGCAGCATATAAGCATGAGGATATTCTCCTTATTCTAGATAAAAAAGAAGAAAAACCCTTAGTTCGCAAAATACTCTTTAAAGACCACATGACTATACTAAAACCTGAAAATCATGCATATGATCCATTGGTTATTACAAATCAAAAAGATTACATTATTATTGGTAAAGTTATCCAAGTTGAAAAGGAATTATAA
- the speD gene encoding adenosylmethionine decarboxylase: MANRKKQLYGFNNLTKTLSFNIYDICYTHTEEEQKKYTEYIDEQFNSERLTNILENVTEIIGASVLNIAKQDYEPQGASVTLLISEDEVPEDSIDPSCNKGIILPKDIVGHLDKSHVTVHTYPETHPRIGVSSFRVDIDVSTCGKISPLKSLEYLIDSFDSDIINVDYRVRGFTRDLRGKKCFIDHNISSIQDFIPRRLESQYQMIDVNVYQENIFHTKMLLKNFILDEYLFDVDAADLAEKQKNKVIKEIKKEMQEIFYSKNM, encoded by the coding sequence ATGGCAAATAGAAAAAAACAATTATATGGATTTAACAATTTAACTAAGACACTTAGTTTTAATATTTATGATATATGTTATACTCATACTGAAGAAGAGCAAAAAAAATATACTGAATATATTGATGAACAATTTAACTCAGAACGACTTACTAATATATTAGAAAATGTAACGGAGATTATTGGGGCATCAGTGTTGAATATAGCTAAGCAAGATTATGAGCCACAAGGTGCTAGTGTAACATTATTAATATCTGAAGATGAAGTACCAGAGGATTCTATTGATCCTTCATGTAATAAAGGTATTATTCTACCTAAAGATATAGTTGGTCATTTAGATAAAAGCCATGTTACTGTCCATACCTATCCAGAAACACATCCGAGAATTGGCGTATCTTCATTTAGAGTGGATATTGATGTATCTACGTGTGGGAAAATATCTCCTCTGAAAAGCTTAGAATATCTTATTGACAGTTTCGATTCAGATATTATTAATGTAGATTACCGAGTTCGTGGCTTTACTAGAGATTTAAGAGGTAAAAAGTGTTTCATTGACCATAATATTTCTTCAATTCAGGATTTTATTCCTAGAAGACTTGAGAGCCAGTATCAAATGATTGATGTAAATGTTTATCAGGAAAATATTTTCCATACTAAAATGTTATTAAAAAATTTCATTTTAGATGAATATTTATTTGATGTAGATGCAGCTGATTTAGCTGAAAAACAAAAAAACAAAGTAATTAAAGAAATTAAAAAAGAGATGCAAGAAATTTTTTATAGCAAAAACATGTAA
- a CDS encoding aminotransferase class I/II-fold pyridoxal phosphate-dependent enzyme: MRLEMEKMPLYEALRAYINQNTIHFDVPGHKRYPKENILKEFMEHSMLDLDVSSAKPIDSIGNPKGPIKDASQLMARAFFSDTAFFMVNGTTSGVQNMITASVEPRDKIILPRNIHKSAMNALILSGAEPIYMEPVIDEALGVSHGVTMETVKNTIYHNKDAKSILIINPTYYGAASDLEEITRVAHDNEMTVLCDEAHGGHFYFNKNLPIGGMEIGADMSAVSLHKTCGSLTQSSVLLCHKKYLDISKVKKMVDLTQTTSPSYLLLSSLDVARYLLEEKGEELLEEALQLANYGRQKINEIGGYYVIGKEVVGRPGFFDLDETKLSIHVSSIGLTGIEVYDILRDEYNIQVEIGEVHTIMAIVSIGDKKEWIDALVFALKDIKERFATNKKIKSAFLFSRPQMVVSPREAFYANKKTIPLKDSVGEISGESVMAYPPGIPIVAPGEKITMEILNHIEFLKNQDCILTGLEDPRIEYIYILGN; encoded by the coding sequence ATGAGGCTAGAAATGGAAAAAATGCCTTTATATGAAGCATTGAGAGCTTATATTAATCAAAATACAATACACTTTGATGTGCCAGGTCATAAACGGTACCCTAAAGAGAATATTTTAAAAGAGTTTATGGAACATTCAATGTTAGATTTAGATGTAAGCTCTGCAAAACCCATTGACTCAATTGGAAATCCTAAGGGGCCTATTAAAGATGCTTCACAACTTATGGCAAGAGCTTTTTTTAGTGACACTGCTTTTTTTATGGTTAATGGCACTACATCTGGTGTGCAGAATATGATAACAGCAAGCGTGGAACCTAGAGATAAAATTATTTTGCCACGAAATATTCATAAATCAGCTATGAATGCCCTTATTCTAAGTGGCGCAGAACCCATTTATATGGAACCTGTCATTGATGAAGCGTTAGGGGTTTCCCATGGAGTTACTATGGAAACTGTGAAGAATACTATTTATCATAATAAAGATGCAAAAAGTATTCTTATTATTAATCCTACTTATTATGGTGCAGCATCAGACTTAGAAGAGATTACCCGTGTTGCTCATGATAATGAAATGACTGTATTATGTGATGAAGCACATGGTGGTCATTTTTATTTCAATAAAAATCTTCCTATTGGTGGCATGGAAATTGGTGCAGATATGTCTGCTGTTAGTCTTCATAAAACCTGTGGTTCATTGACTCAGAGTTCAGTTTTACTCTGTCATAAAAAATATTTAGATATTTCTAAAGTCAAGAAAATGGTTGATTTAACGCAAACTACTAGTCCTTCTTACCTCTTACTGAGTAGCTTAGATGTTGCTCGCTATTTGTTAGAGGAAAAAGGCGAAGAACTACTTGAAGAAGCTCTCCAATTAGCCAATTATGGCAGACAAAAAATTAATGAAATTGGTGGTTACTATGTTATTGGAAAAGAAGTGGTTGGAAGGCCAGGTTTTTTTGATTTAGATGAGACTAAATTATCTATTCATGTTTCAAGTATTGGATTAACTGGAATTGAAGTATATGATATATTAAGAGATGAATACAATATTCAAGTAGAAATAGGGGAAGTTCATACTATTATGGCTATTGTAAGCATTGGTGATAAAAAGGAGTGGATAGATGCCTTAGTATTTGCTTTAAAGGATATTAAAGAACGTTTTGCCACTAATAAAAAAATAAAGTCAGCCTTCTTATTTAGTCGACCACAAATGGTGGTATCACCGAGGGAAGCTTTCTATGCAAATAAGAAGACAATTCCATTAAAGGATAGTGTGGGAGAAATTTCTGGTGAATCAGTAATGGCTTATCCGCCAGGTATTCCAATAGTAGCCCCAGGAGAAAAAATTACAATGGAAATTTTAAATCATATTGAATTTTTAAAAAATCAAGACTGTATTTTAACGGGATTAGAAGATCCGAGGATTGAATATATCTATATTTTAGGAAATTAG
- a CDS encoding helix-turn-helix domain-containing protein, which yields MFSNKIKNLTQKELASIFNLSQSSIALYEKGIRMPDFKTLAAYASYFNVSTDYLLGLSCEDKTNNTYKAENSDYESFIYLNKNDFQILGKAIEVKTTFPK from the coding sequence ATGTTTAGTAATAAAATAAAAAACCTAACACAAAAAGAACTAGCTTCTATTTTCAATCTTTCTCAATCATCCATAGCACTATATGAAAAAGGCATAAGAATGCCAGACTTTAAAACACTAGCAGCCTATGCCTCTTACTTTAATGTATCTACAGATTACCTATTAGGTCTTAGTTGTGAAGATAAAACAAACAACACTTACAAAGCAGAAAATTCTGACTATGAGTCTTTTATCTATCTTAATAAAAATGATTTTCAAATTCTTGGCAAGGCAATTGAGGTTAAAACTACTTTTCCAAAATAA
- a CDS encoding ribonuclease J, whose protein sequence is MGNQEKPNTVQIIPLGGVGEVGKNMTVIRYNHQMIVVDAGLIMPEDEMLGIDTVIPDISFLRENKHQLMGIVLTHGHEDHIGALPYILDELNVPTYGTRLTIGLVKRKLRERRLKRKPKLHVISPRGEFKIGPFKIEFIKVSHSIPDAVALAIHTPVGVIVHTGDFKIDLTPIDGQVTDFYKFASLGEKGVLALMSDSTNAEKKGYTKSEKIVGKNIEAIFQETKGRIIIASFASNVHRLQQIIDAAKICKRKVSVMGRSMVNMVEVSQQLGYLKIPKGLLMDIDEVLRLPKEKVCVISTGSQGEPMSALSRIAAKGHRKIEIINDDTVIISAMAIPGNEKYVSKLIDHLLKLGANVVYGKAVDIHVSGHASEEDLKLMLTLVKPKFFIPVHGEYRMQMAHRGLALDIGMKKENIFVPENGNVIALSKQKGGIVNRVHAGSVLVDGLGVGDVSNIVLRDRKILSENGIIIAVISMDKKGQIVAGPDIVSRGFVYVKQSEELLDEIKEKSYQIIEQLKKEKVKDWSTIKTRMRNELDSFVYGKIKRNPMVIPMIIEV, encoded by the coding sequence TTGGGAAATCAAGAAAAACCTAATACGGTGCAGATTATTCCTTTAGGTGGTGTCGGAGAAGTAGGCAAGAATATGACTGTAATTCGTTATAATCATCAAATGATTGTGGTGGATGCAGGGTTAATAATGCCAGAAGATGAAATGCTGGGCATTGATACTGTGATTCCTGATATTAGTTTTTTAAGAGAAAACAAACATCAGCTTATGGGTATAGTACTTACTCATGGTCACGAGGATCATATTGGAGCTTTACCTTATATTTTGGACGAATTAAATGTTCCTACTTATGGAACAAGATTGACTATAGGACTTGTTAAAAGGAAACTTAGAGAAAGAAGACTTAAACGGAAACCTAAGTTACATGTCATTTCACCAAGAGGTGAATTTAAGATAGGGCCTTTTAAAATTGAGTTTATTAAAGTCAGTCATAGTATTCCTGATGCAGTGGCATTGGCAATTCACACCCCAGTTGGTGTGATTGTACATACTGGAGATTTTAAAATTGATTTAACTCCAATAGACGGACAAGTAACAGACTTCTATAAATTCGCTTCTTTAGGTGAAAAAGGAGTACTTGCTTTAATGTCCGATAGTACAAATGCTGAAAAAAAAGGCTATACCAAATCCGAAAAAATAGTAGGAAAAAATATTGAAGCAATATTTCAGGAAACAAAAGGTAGAATTATTATTGCTAGTTTTGCCTCAAATGTTCATAGGTTACAGCAAATTATTGATGCAGCCAAAATCTGCAAAAGAAAAGTTTCCGTTATGGGACGAAGCATGGTTAACATGGTAGAAGTTTCACAACAACTGGGGTATTTAAAAATACCTAAGGGTTTACTTATGGATATAGATGAAGTTCTTCGACTACCTAAAGAGAAAGTCTGTGTTATTTCAACAGGCAGCCAAGGGGAGCCAATGAGTGCTCTTTCAAGGATTGCTGCAAAAGGACATAGAAAAATAGAAATTATTAATGACGACACAGTAATAATTTCAGCAATGGCAATTCCAGGAAATGAGAAGTATGTATCAAAATTAATTGATCATCTCCTAAAGTTAGGAGCTAACGTTGTTTATGGAAAAGCTGTGGATATTCACGTATCCGGTCACGCAAGTGAAGAAGATTTAAAACTAATGTTGACTTTGGTTAAACCAAAGTTTTTTATACCTGTACATGGGGAGTATAGAATGCAAATGGCTCATAGAGGCCTAGCCTTGGATATTGGTATGAAGAAAGAAAATATTTTTGTGCCAGAGAATGGCAATGTTATTGCTCTCAGTAAGCAAAAGGGCGGCATTGTTAATCGAGTTCATGCTGGTTCAGTGCTAGTCGATGGACTAGGAGTGGGCGATGTAAGTAATATTGTTTTAAGAGACAGAAAAATACTGTCAGAAAATGGCATAATTATTGCAGTTATCAGTATGGATAAAAAAGGTCAGATAGTAGCAGGACCTGATATTGTTTCAAGAGGATTTGTCTATGTGAAACAATCAGAAGAGCTACTGGATGAAATCAAGGAGAAAAGCTATCAAATTATTGAACAGCTTAAAAAAGAAAAAGTGAAGGACTGGTCCACTATAAAAACCAGAATGCGGAATGAGTTAGACAGTTTTGTCTATGGAAAAATTAAAAGAAATCCAATGGTCATTCCAATGATTATCGAAGTCTAA
- the speE gene encoding polyamine aminopropyltransferase, with protein sequence MELWFSEMHTENTKFSIKIKEQLFHANSPFQEIDFFDSEDFGVFFTLDGLMMVNEKDEFIYHDMITHVPMAVNSNIKKVLVIGGGDGGTVRELTRYPSIETIHMVEIDEMVVNACREYLPLTAENLNEPRVSLFFEDGVAFMERQKDAYGLILIDSTDPIGPGEGLFTKTFYQSCYDALKEDGILINQHESPYYTRDREAMIRAHQRIKESFPIAKVYQFHMPTYPSGHWLFGFASKKYDPIEDLDVASWNRFNLQTKYYNTDLHKGAFALPNYVKNALEA encoded by the coding sequence ATGGAACTATGGTTTTCTGAAATGCACACAGAAAATACGAAATTTTCAATTAAGATAAAAGAACAATTATTTCATGCTAATAGTCCTTTTCAAGAAATCGATTTTTTTGATTCAGAGGACTTTGGGGTTTTCTTTACTTTAGATGGATTAATGATGGTTAATGAAAAAGATGAATTTATTTATCATGATATGATTACCCATGTACCTATGGCTGTTAACTCGAATATTAAAAAAGTATTAGTAATCGGTGGTGGTGATGGAGGAACCGTAAGAGAATTAACGCGTTATCCTTCTATTGAGACTATTCATATGGTGGAAATTGATGAAATGGTAGTGAATGCTTGTAGAGAATATTTACCATTAACAGCTGAAAATCTAAATGAACCAAGAGTTTCTTTGTTTTTCGAAGATGGAGTAGCTTTTATGGAAAGGCAAAAAGATGCCTATGGTTTAATTTTAATTGATTCAACAGATCCTATTGGACCTGGCGAAGGATTATTTACAAAAACTTTTTACCAAAGTTGTTATGACGCTTTAAAGGAAGATGGTATTCTCATTAACCAACATGAGAGTCCATACTATACCAGAGATAGGGAAGCTATGATTAGAGCACACCAGAGAATTAAGGAAAGTTTTCCAATAGCTAAAGTATATCAGTTTCACATGCCAACTTATCCTTCAGGACATTGGTTATTTGGCTTTGCGTCAAAAAAATACGATCCGATAGAGGATTTAGATGTAGCAAGTTGGAATAGATTTAATTTACAAACTAAGTATTATAATACAGATTTACATAAAGGTGCTTTTGCGTTACCAAATTATGTAAAAAATGCACTTGAAGCCTAG
- a CDS encoding NAD(P)H-dependent oxidoreductase subunit E, translating to MKIPVSKVYGVVTFYSYFILEPKGKYIVNVCMGTACSVKGSDAISDRFKQELGINNGETTEDGLFTLEDVRCIGACGLAPVIIVNGKVYGNVKAADVPNIIKEYAGVNHE from the coding sequence TTGAAGATTCCTGTTTCTAAGGTTTATGGCGTTGTTACTTTTTATTCTTATTTTATTCTGGAACCAAAAGGTAAGTATATTGTTAATGTTTGTATGGGAACTGCTTGTTCTGTTAAAGGCTCTGATGCTATTTCTGACCGCTTTAAGCAAGAACTGGGAATTAACAATGGAGAGACAACGGAAGATGGCTTATTTACTTTAGAGGATGTTCGTTGTATTGGTGCTTGCGGTCTTGCTCCTGTTATTATTGTAAACGGAAAAGTCTATGGTAATGTAAAGGCAGCTGATGTCCCAAATATTATTAAAGAATATGCTGGGGTGAATCATGAGTAG